Within the Periophthalmus magnuspinnatus isolate fPerMag1 chromosome 7, fPerMag1.2.pri, whole genome shotgun sequence genome, the region TTATGGCGTAGTCGGCTAAAAGTAAACACTAACATAAATGATAGACTTTGGTTTGATGTGGTGGCTTTACTCTAGGACCTGATTGAGGGCATGATGTGTTACCGCTGCTCCACCAACAACCCTCTGCTGAACAATCAGGGGAGTGTGTGCATCAACTGCAGACAGCCTTTCATCTATTCTGCCTCCTCTTATGGTCAgtgccacacaaacacaccataACCTCTGTCAGACAACTTtatcttttttaatgtttcaattGTTGTGTCTTTCTTTGCAGAAGTGTTGCCGCTTGTGCAGTTCTACCTGGAGGAGGGCATCAGTGACGAAGAAGCCGTCGCTCTCATCGACCTAGAAGTCCCTCGCTCAGATCAGAGGGACACACAGTGGGACAATGTGGACAGTGGAGGTATCCTTTGATCACCTGTGACAAATCCCACACTCACACAATAACAGATGCTCCACATGCTGAGTTTATGAATTATTTACCTCACATTCTGTCGCTCCCAGGAGTGCCTGACTCACAGGGTACTATAGCCAAAAATGGTACTTGAGTAACAATGttctaagtaaaaaaaaaagacaaaacacgtTAGATTTTTGTATTACATTGAAGTTAATTGTGCATTACTTTTCAAATAAAAGAATCTTGTTCACTGGTTCACAATAAGAAGCTTTtaaaacatactgtatttaCCAAATCTCAGTGTACACAATTAGAATTAGGAATTGTTTTCAAGTAATTCCTACCCAACTTACATTTATACTTTGATCACCCCCAAAATGAACCATGGGATTGCTCTTTCTTGTGACAGCCCCTAGAAGCTGTTTAGTCTGCATTGGCCTGGATTCTTTGCTGGTGGGTAAGCTGTCAGAGCTAAGTCATCTTAGCTCTTGAGCTAATAGGGTTAGCAAGGCTCTCCTGTCTCATCTTAATGACTCTAACCCTTGGAGTTGTAGCCACAGCCGCGGAGCAGGGATTAACCTGCATTAGCCCAGGAGACTCAAGGCCACTGAAGCCTGCCCTGCTTTAACACATTTATCTGACAGACAGGGAGAAAGTGATTGACAGTTTCAATCTTTTCAATCTTAAAAGGGTCTTGGTGGCACATTTGTAAAGCAAATAGGATTTCCTTAGTAGAAAAagcaaataattaaatatttatgttgTCCTCTTTTTCTTAACTGACAAAAATTAGAGTCCCAGTCATTAAGAATGGATGATGGTTTTAGTGAGGCAGAGGAAGACCCTTTCACAGCCAAAATGACCTTTGAGGTAAGAAACGAAAGCCATTGTTGATCACATAAACCTCTATCTGCATAGGCAAAAGTACAACGTTCAtccttaaatgtgtgtgtatttacagCAGGGGGGCTCAGAGTTTGTCCCGGTGAAGGTGAGCCGCTCAGTGCTGCGCTCCATGAGCAGACGGGACGTCCTGATCAAGCGTTGGCCCAGACCTCTCAAATGGGAATACTTCCGCTCCCTGCTGCCTGATGTGAGCATCACCATGTGCCCCACCTGCTTCAAGGTAGGAGATTTGGACACAGATGACAGCATTTCATTTAGTCAGCGTCCTTGCTTTGTGACATTGTCCTTCCTCTGTAACATTGTTTGTGTTCCAAATAccaatttaatttgtattaaacTTATGAGTCACCTGTGTCTATTGTAATTTGTCCTTACAGATGTTTCACAGTGAGGACTATGAGCTGCTTGTGCTTCAACATAACTGCTGTCCATACTGCCGCAGACCTATTGATGAGCCAAATTGATTTGGGGCAGTTATTTTGGAttcctttttttgttgtaattgtcCCGTTCTTTTTTCTGAATTTCGTCTCTGTTTGTATTATACAAAGTGAAGACCACACCTAAATCCCTTAAGAAGATGGTTTGTTGTCTACCAGGAACAATGGACTAGACTAATTCCTGCAGAGTTTGTCATTATAGAGTGTGAAAAGTGCACTGTCAGACACTCAACCTGGCTGGATTATTGGGATTAGATAGTCTAATGCACTCACTGATAACATCAATACTTTTAGGAcaatttgtataaataaattacaatgtATTATCTAAAACATAGATACATCAGATTGAAATTGCTTTAATTTATTGAATagttttttatatacatttgtgCCTGTGatgaaaatatttttacatgattaaaaaaaaacattttcattaaaGACTTTTGATATTTCTGTGCTTTAGATGACAACCATGACTCATTCTCCATTTAATCTGCgagtggaagtgtgtgtggCATGTGCCAGTGGTTTTGATTATACTAAAAGGATGGGTAGACTTGTGCATTATGCAGTTATTAGCATCATGGAAAGCCTAATTCCTCATAAGTTGAACTGACCAAGACATTTCATATGTAGTTTATCCACTTTGAGTGCTTGAGATCACAAGGAAATTGCTTTTCCTAAGTGTGTAGCCTCTTTCTCTTCACTAGCTAAACATGTTCATGatagatttttacttttacagcaATCAATGATGGCATACAATGGTATATCGTTATTACCATAACCTCTGACCTTCAGAATGCTTACCATAACATAAGGCTAAAagctttatgtgtgtgtgtgcagggaggCTGAGAGTCTCCTAATACCATGTATGCTAACACTTTACTTCGTAGAAGTCCCTAATCCGGCCTCCTGTTAAAAGGTGCTGCTCCCTCCTGGGGACTGCATTGCACATCTTTCTATCACCAGAGCCATCCATCCTCGTGCTATTTCCTTGGCAGCTGCATGCCAGAACGCTGGTAGTTCTTTTGAAAAGACTGCTCTTTTCCTTCACTGTCAGCATCTTAGGGGACATTTCAGCTCCTATCACCTGCAGCGATGAATGGCACAGAGGGCCCCAACTTCTACGTGCCCATGTCTAATAAGACTGGGGTTGTGCGCAGCCCATTTGAGTACCCACAGTACTACCTGGCTGAGCCCTGGAAATACTCACTTTTAGCGGCCTACATGTTCTTTCTCATGATCACTGCCTTTCCCATCAACTTCCTCACTCTGACTGTTACTGTCAAACACAAGAAACTGCGGACGCCGCTGAATTATGTTCTGCTGAACCTTGCTGTGGCAGACCTCTTCATGGTGGTGGGTGGCTTTACTGTCACATTTTACACCTCTCTGCATGGCTACTTTTCCCTGGGGGTCACAGGGTGCAACATTGAGGGATTTTTTGCCACACTAGGAGGTAAGGGCATGACACTAGTATATGTTTGAAATGTATTCATGTATTCTATTTCAGCAACTGGATATTGTGTGTTTGGCCAACATTTGTTTTGTACAAGTAATGGACTAGAGACGTTTGGTCTAATTGAACTCATCTTACAGGAGAGATTGCCCTGTGGTCACTTGTGGTTTTGGCCATTGAGCGCTACATTGTGGTTTGCAAGCCAATGGCCAACTTCCGCTTTGGAGAAAAGCATGCTGTAGCCGGCTTGGCCTTCACCTGGATAATGGCTTTGACTTGTgctactccacctctgcttgGATGGTCTCGGTATGTGCCCTCTTTCATTCTAAAAAGGATGTACATACGATTTTACTATAATCAAAACCTGGGGGAATTGTTTTGCTTGCTTTGCATTGCTATAAAAAATGCAGACAACACAGTCATCATGCTCTGGCTTGAAAGAGCTGTTATTAATGTGTTGGTTGGTACAGGTACATCCCTGAGGGTATGCAGTGCTCCTGTGGGATCGACTACTACACTCCGAAGCCCGAGATCAACAACACCTCATTCGTCATCTATATGTTCATCCTGCACTTCTCCATTCCTCTTATCATCATTTTCTTCTGCTATGGTCGCCTCCTCTGCACAGTGCGCGCGGTAGGAAGCCCTTCTCTCTGCCTGATGCAATATTAATAATAGGGAATCTGATCCTTGTTTATCCTTGTTggtagataaataaatatatatactttaCCTTGTTCGCCTTTCGCATGAAGGTTAGGGGCATCTCTAAGCACAGTCTCTGGAGATGTAAAGGATTTACTGGCTCAAGGACACTTGAGAAGGGCAGACCACAGCTTAGAGCCCGGCCCTCCAGCTGAAAGCCAGTCTGTCTGCTTCTGTGTCATCTTAAtaccatcatcattatcatttattatacATATTGCCAGGACATGTTTGTGTATTCTTTGTGTAAGTGTCATTAACGTTGATAAATGATGCTCTGGTCTTGTTTGAAATCAATAATGGGATATAACAAAGTTGCCTCTGTGATGACTGTTACACCTGCTCCTGATCAATGCTAATGTCTAATGATAGATCTGGCCATTGATCTTTTGCCCCTGTTTGCATTTCTCTATTGGATGTATTTGTTATGTGATTATTCATTCATATTCTGCTTTTACCCATTTGACTTGTGAGTGACAGGAGTGTAATCCACCAATTGTTGAGCTTGAGTCATTTTGACAACCAAAACCTATGGGTGAGTGGTTGTGGCTGGTCAGGCAGTTTGTGCAGTGgaagaatgtttttttatgataGTTTCAGGGCACCGTTAATTAGGCTCTAGTCTGAATCAGTTTATactttgatgtcttctgttttcTTGTCAGGGGTGCATCTGGTAGTATCCTTTTTGTGGTATTCTGGAACCTTTTACACATAAGATTTAGTGTGATGATAGTTTATGCTATGgtatggttttatttgtacataaatAGTGCACAACCATACATTAACTAAGACTAAAGTCATTGGAGAGATGCTAGTGCCAAATCATAGCATGAATGCTAATTTACACCTATGGTCCACCTATGGTTGATGGAAATGTTGGAAATACAGATAAAAAGATAGTTGATAGTTTTATTCAAGAGTAAAATCTGCTGGGACATTAAAACATCTTTGCTTGTTGTTAAAATTCAGTAGTGCTGATTTAATTATAGTATGGCCTTTAGATTAGTTcagttattattgtgttttctgaAGAGTTATTGAAAAGAATTCCTCTTACCAAATGGTTAATGCTCTACATGTGTTTTAGGCTGCAGCCCAGCAGCAGGAGTCAGAGACCACCCAGAGAGCCGAGAGAGAGGTAACCCGGATGGTGGTGGCCATGGTCATCTCTTTCCTGGTGTGCTGGGTTCCCTACGCCACTGTGGCCTGGTACATCTTCGCCAACCAGGGAACTGAGTTTGGACCTGGAATCATGACTGCTCCTGCTTTCTTTGCCAAAAGTTCTGCTCTATACAACCCAATCATCTACATTCTCCTCAACAAGCAGGTACATATGCTGGCAAATGTATTGTAACTGCTTGTTTACAAAGTGTAAATGTTGGTTTGAAAACTGTCTAAAAAACTATGGATTATTTCCTAACTTAAGGGACAGGTTTTGCTTGTAGAAAATTTTGCAAAGCATTTGCACAACTGTCAACCCTTTAATAAGGTGACTAGCCATAAAAGTCAAGAGGCTTTCATGGCTAGTCACCTTATTGAAGGATATTATTTAAATCGATACTATGCTCATTACTATGTGCTGCTTTTCCCCATTTCTGTTATTTTCAAGTGTGTGGTAATTTGTTTAGTATTTGGTATTGTTGCTCCTTCTATAACCTCTTTAGATGTACTGGGAACTGGAATCACATATTACACTGTGTTATGACTCTCTGCTGTGACTTCATTGACAAATTTAGTCtaattatttaaacaaaatgtatgtgtctCATCTTATTGTTTTATCCTTTGCTCTATTTCACAGTTTAGAAACTGTATGATCACCACTGTGTGCTGGGGAAAAAACCCATTTGGTGAAGAGGATGCTGGCACCACTGTTTCCAAGACCCAGACTTCCTCAGTGTCCTCCAGTCAGGTGACCCCCGCCTAAccctccctcacccctccaCTTCCCATCTGTCTTGAGCACATGGGACCTACTGTACCCTGCTAGAGCCTGGCAGCACCGCCTTCTTTTGGCCAATCCTCTCGACTTACCTCTTCGAGGCCTCTCGGTGGCACTACTGCACATTTGGTGGGACATACTGACAAAACCAGCATGCAGATTTTCCATTCGTTTAATCATGGGAAGTGTTCAGTTGGCTTCAAAGAGTTTAACCTGGGAACATAAGGGGTGTAGTCCTGGTGCACATCCAGCTGAACACCATCCAAATCTCCCACTACCATCGAAACATAATCTCCTAATTTATCAAAGTAATTTTATCCTtctgttttacttttcttttttaatcctTTTTCTTTGAATGTATTGTAAGCCCCAAAACACTTCactaaattaaatgtttatttatttgagtagtTGAAACTCATTCATTATGTAGATTTGGTATTGTCACTGAAATATTTGAAGCTTATTTATCTATTGTGATCATTATGATTTATAGTAAATGTAAAGCTAAATAGGACAACATATGATATTCACATCACCCAATCATCCGGTCACATCCAttttcatatacattttttattcctGAAAAAACTGACTCATTGATCCAGGCTTGGGACTTGCACAAATAGCACACTCATcatt harbors:
- the LOC117373856 gene encoding rhodopsin-like, translating into MNGTEGPNFYVPMSNKTGVVRSPFEYPQYYLAEPWKYSLLAAYMFFLMITAFPINFLTLTVTVKHKKLRTPLNYVLLNLAVADLFMVVGGFTVTFYTSLHGYFSLGVTGCNIEGFFATLGGEIALWSLVVLAIERYIVVCKPMANFRFGEKHAVAGLAFTWIMALTCATPPLLGWSRYIPEGMQCSCGIDYYTPKPEINNTSFVIYMFILHFSIPLIIIFFCYGRLLCTVRAAAAQQQESETTQRAEREVTRMVVAMVISFLVCWVPYATVAWYIFANQGTEFGPGIMTAPAFFAKSSALYNPIIYILLNKQFRNCMITTVCWGKNPFGEEDAGTTVSKTQTSSVSSSQVTPA